One Chloroflexota bacterium genomic window carries:
- a CDS encoding SDR family NAD(P)-dependent oxidoreductase has translation MQLEGKTVLVTGAARGMGRATAELAAEEGARVAVADINLAGAEAVVAGIKERGGDAVAIAADVGDLESINAMGEATLGAFGCIDILVNNAGITRYAPFMEVTEDDWDSFMRVNAKGSFFTLQRVAAEMIQRGEGGGIINMASIAGKGFRGTSNAAYASTKGAVIAFTYQASSALAQHNICVNAVCPGPIDTDMSRGVGRQRAEATGRSFEEQVSSGLESIPLGRMIPPDDVARMVVFLMGPGGYNITGQTINVDAGVLMG, from the coding sequence ATGCAGCTTGAAGGGAAGACCGTGCTCGTCACCGGCGCCGCTCGCGGAATGGGCCGCGCCACTGCCGAGCTCGCCGCCGAGGAGGGCGCTCGGGTCGCCGTCGCCGACATCAATCTGGCGGGTGCCGAGGCGGTCGTGGCGGGCATCAAGGAGCGCGGCGGAGACGCCGTCGCCATCGCGGCGGACGTGGGGGACCTGGAGTCCATCAACGCGATGGGGGAGGCGACGCTGGGGGCCTTCGGCTGCATCGACATCCTCGTCAACAACGCGGGCATCACCCGCTACGCGCCCTTCATGGAAGTGACGGAGGACGACTGGGACTCGTTCATGCGTGTGAACGCCAAGGGCTCCTTCTTCACGCTGCAGCGGGTCGCCGCCGAGATGATCCAGCGCGGCGAGGGCGGGGGCATCATCAACATGGCCTCCATCGCCGGCAAGGGCTTCCGGGGCACGTCCAACGCCGCATACGCCTCGACAAAGGGGGCGGTCATCGCCTTCACGTACCAGGCCTCCAGCGCCCTGGCGCAGCACAACATCTGCGTCAACGCCGTCTGCCCGGGGCCCATCGACACCGACATGTCGCGAGGCGTCGGCCGGCAGCGTGCGGAGGCCACGGGTAGGTCCTTCGAAGAGCAGGTAAGCTCGGGCCTGGAGAGCATCCCGCTGGGCCGCATGATCCCGCCGGACGACGTGGCCCGGATGGTGGTCTTCCTGATGGGTCCGGGCGGCTACAACATCACTGGCCAGACCATCAACGTCGACGCCGGCGTGCTGATGGGCTAG
- a CDS encoding glucose 1-dehydrogenase has translation MQLEGKAVLVTGAARGFGRAIAELAVEEGARVAVADVNLDGVEAVAQGIRDRGGEAVAIEADVSDIASIDAMVSAAVGAFGGIDILANNAGITRFAPLLEVSEGDWDSIMGVNAKGAFFVLQRVAREMVARGRGGRIINMGSVAGKGGRASNAAYAASKAAIITLTFQAASALASHDINVNAICPGAAETEMFAGIRRQRAAAFGQTYEQNTLDTLASVPLGRIIDPQDIARLAVFLAGPGGYNITGQTINVDGGVLMG, from the coding sequence GTGCAACTCGAAGGGAAAGCTGTCCTCGTCACCGGCGCCGCCCGCGGGTTTGGGCGCGCCATCGCCGAGCTGGCCGTCGAGGAGGGCGCGCGCGTCGCCGTCGCCGACGTTAATCTCGACGGCGTCGAGGCCGTCGCGCAGGGCATCCGCGACCGCGGCGGGGAAGCCGTCGCCATCGAGGCCGACGTCAGCGACATCGCGTCCATCGACGCCATGGTCTCGGCGGCAGTCGGCGCCTTCGGCGGCATCGACATCCTCGCGAACAACGCGGGCATCACCCGCTTCGCGCCGCTGCTGGAGGTCTCGGAGGGCGACTGGGACTCCATCATGGGGGTGAACGCCAAGGGGGCATTCTTCGTGCTCCAGCGTGTGGCGCGGGAGATGGTCGCGCGAGGCCGGGGCGGGCGGATCATCAACATGGGCTCCGTCGCGGGCAAGGGCGGCCGCGCCTCCAACGCCGCTTACGCCGCGAGCAAGGCAGCCATCATTACCCTCACGTTCCAGGCCGCGAGCGCCCTCGCCAGCCACGACATCAACGTGAACGCCATCTGCCCCGGCGCGGCGGAGACGGAGATGTTCGCCGGCATCCGCCGCCAGCGCGCCGCCGCCTTCGGCCAGACCTACGAGCAAAACACCCTTGACACGCTGGCAAGCGTCCCCCTCGGCCGCATCATCGACCCGCAGGACATCGCGCGGCTGGCGGTGTTCCTCGCGGGCCCCGGCGGCTACAACATCACCGGCCAGACCATCAATGTCGACGGCGGCGTGCTGATGGGGTAG
- a CDS encoding type II toxin-antitoxin system RelE/ParE family toxin gives MDILYTQVFQDWLKGLRDQRAKASILTRLRRVEEDNFGDHGSVGGGVSELRVDVGQGYRVYYTVRRTTVVVLLCGGSKSSQRRDVKRAQLMAAEI, from the coding sequence GTGGACATCCTCTACACGCAGGTCTTCCAGGACTGGCTCAAGGGGCTTCGCGACCAGCGTGCCAAAGCGTCCATCCTGACCCGCCTTCGTCGCGTCGAAGAAGACAATTTCGGCGACCACGGGTCCGTCGGCGGAGGTGTAAGCGAACTCAGGGTCGATGTTGGCCAAGGCTACCGTGTCTACTATACAGTCCGCCGGACCACCGTCGTGGTCCTGCTCTGCGGCGGCAGCAAATCGAGCCAGCGACGAGACGTAAAGCGGGCCCAGTTGATGGCGGCTGAGATTTAG
- a CDS encoding putative addiction module antidote protein has product MELKKFDVVDFLDSDEMLIEYLNAALAENDPAFFAKAIGDVARAQGMTSISEATGLGRQSLYKALSAGGNPRIDTLFKVLDALNIRLAATPASKLQLQRSPR; this is encoded by the coding sequence ATGGAACTCAAGAAGTTCGACGTAGTTGATTTTCTCGATAGTGACGAAATGCTGATCGAATACCTGAACGCGGCCTTGGCGGAGAATGACCCTGCCTTCTTCGCCAAGGCCATCGGCGACGTAGCGCGCGCCCAAGGCATGACTTCCATCTCAGAAGCGACCGGCCTGGGACGGCAATCGTTGTACAAAGCCCTGTCCGCCGGCGGCAACCCCCGCATCGACACCCTCTTCAAGGTCCTCGACGCCCTGAACATCCGACTCGCCGCCACCCCCGCGTCCAAACTCCAGCTCCAGCGCTCACCCCGGTAG
- a CDS encoding PIN domain-containing protein has protein sequence MRFVDTNILLYAAVGGTEEADKRRIARAVLEDRDLVLSVQVLQELYTQATRPTRPEAMRHDEAVLFIGTLLHFPVQPITLDVFRTALEYRERFRLSYWDSAILAAAKVVGCDTLLTEDLNAGQDYDGVRAVNPFTA, from the coding sequence ATGCGCTTCGTTGATACCAATATTCTCCTTTACGCGGCGGTCGGAGGTACAGAGGAAGCCGACAAGCGTAGGATCGCCCGCGCTGTGCTGGAAGACAGAGATCTTGTCTTGTCAGTTCAGGTCTTGCAGGAGTTGTACACACAGGCGACCCGCCCCACTCGCCCTGAGGCAATGCGCCATGATGAGGCCGTCCTCTTCATCGGCACTTTGCTTCACTTCCCCGTCCAACCCATAACGCTGGACGTCTTCCGCACGGCGCTTGAATACCGGGAGCGGTTCCGGCTCTCCTACTGGGACAGCGCCATTCTCGCGGCGGCCAAGGTCGTCGGCTGCGACACGCTGCTCACAGAGGACCTGAACGCCGGCCAAGATTACGATGGGGTGCGGGCGGTCAACCCGTTCACCGCTTAA